In the genome of Streptomyces lydicus, the window GGCGCAGCGACCGCTTCACGCAGTACGCGGTGGTCGCCGCGGCGCAGGCGATGCGGGCCGCCGGCCTCGAAGAGGCGCCCGGAACCGACCCGTACCGCTTCGCCGCGGTGATCGGCTCCGGCTACGGCGCCGCCCACGCGATCCAGCAGCAGCACGACGTCCTGAAGGTGCAGGGCCCGCGCCGGGTCTCCCCGTACCACTCGGTCCTCACCGCCATCGACCACCCGGCGAGCCTGCTGTCGATCAAGTACGGCATCGGCGGCCCCAGTTGTGCGGTCTCCGCGGCCTGTGCCACCGGCGCGGTGGCCCTCGGCGAGGCGACGGAGCTGATCCGCAGCGGCCGCGCCGATATCGCCCTGGCCGGCGGCACCGACGACGCCCTCACCCCCGTCGACCTGGCCGGCACCGCCAACGCCCAGGCACTCTCCCGCCGCAACGACGACCCCGAAGGCGCCAGCCGGCCCTTCGACCGGGACCGCGACGGGTTTGTGATGGCCGTCGGCGCCACCGTCCTGACGCTGGAGGAGGCGGGTCACGCCGAACGCCGCGGCGCGGAGATCCTTGCCGAGGTGGCCGGTTACGCCGCCACCACCGACGCCCACCACGCCACCGCCCCCGACCCGACCGGCGCCGGAGCCGTCCGCGCGATGCGCGGCGCGCTCGCCGACGCCGGCCTCGCCCCCGAGGACGTCGGCCAGGTCAGCGCCCACGGCACCGGCACCCTCCTGAACGACCGCATCGAGGCGGCGGCGCTGCGCCAGGCGCTCGGCCCCGACCATCTGAGCCGTACGCCGGTCACCGCGGTCAAGAGCATGACCGGGCACATGCTCGGCGCCTCCGGAGCCGCTGAGGCAGTCGCCGCGGTGCTGTCCCTGCGGGACCGCAAGATCCCGCCGGTCCGCAACTGCGACCACCCCGCGGAAGAAGACCTCGACCTGGTCCTCAAGGGCGCCCGCGACTGGGACGGCGACGTGGTCCTGAGCAACTCCTTCGGCTTCGGCGGCCACAACGCCGTCCTCGTACTGACCCGCTACACCCGCTGACGACCTGCTCCACCCGCTGACGATCCGCCAACCCGCTGAGGAGGGAAACGCACCGTGCAGGGACGACTGGTGACCTTGGAATGGCCCGGCGACGACGACTGGGCAGCGATCGCCTCCTGGCTGCGGCCCGGCTCGCCGGCCGCCGTGCTCAGCGGGGACTGGGAGCTGCTGGGCGCCGCCGAGGTCGAGCAGGCCAACCGCTCCGGCCGGGTCCACCACCTGGTGATCCGTACCAAGGACGGCGACCGCATCGGCACCGTGAGCTACCAGCGCTCCGGCCGGATCGGCGGCTTCACTGTCGGCGGCGCGATCGGCGCACCGGAGCTGTGGCGCCGGGGCTACGGTGCGGAGGCCGTGGTGCTGCTCGTCGACTACCTCTTCCACCAGCTCGACGCGCACCGGGTGCAGGTCACCACCGCCGGCTACAACAAGGGCGTCATCCGGCTGATGACGAAGACCCCGTTCGTGGTCGAGGGCATCCTGCGCGACCACTGCTACCTCGACGGACGGTTCCACGACGCGATCGTCTGGGGTCTGCTGCGCGACGAGCACTACGCCTCGCTCAAACCCAGTGAGGACAACCGCGTGCTGGCCGTCGGCCTCGCCGACTTCCTCTCCGACGACGACAAGACCCAGGCCCGCGCCGTCCTCGCCGAGCACCTGGCGACCGGCCGCCGTACCGCACTCGACGCCTACCTGGACGGGGCTCCCGAGCCCGCCCGGCCGGCCGCACCGCTCGCCGCCGGAACCGCCGAGCCCGCCGAGCCCGCCGAGCCCGATCTTCTCGCCACCGAGCCCGCCGCACCCCTCGCCACCGAGGTCACCGCCCCCGCCCCCGCGCGAGGTGCCGCATGAGAGACGGCGCCGAGAGCTTCGCCCTGGCCGACCGCACCTTCTTCGACTGGCCCGGCAACTGGGACCTGGAGGCCACCCGCTTCCCCGCCCCGCCGCTGCCCGACGGCTGGCGGCGCGAGGACAACGAGGCCTGGACCTTCTGCCGCCCGCCCGAGGACCGGCTGCCCGACCAGGGCTGGAAGATCCACGTCAGCGCGGCCCCCGAGGACGCCACCCGCACCCTGGCCGACGTCGCCGCGTACTGCACCCGGCACGGCATCGCCTTCAAGTACCTCAAGAGCGCCAACGTCCTGCGTGCCCTGAGCCGCAAGTACGCCCAGCGCTCCTCGGCCGGCAAGCTGCTGACCGTCTACCCGGTGGACGACGCCGAGTTCGCCCGCACCCTCGAAGGGCTCGACGCCCTCGTCGGCGGCCGGCCCGGCCCGTACGTCCTCACCGACCTGCGCTTTCGGCAGGGCCCGCTCCACGTACGCTACGGCGGCTTCCGCACCCACTACACGGAGGACACCGACGGCGAGCTGGTCACCGCCCTCCACCGCCCCGACGGCACCCCGGAGCCGGACCGCCGCACCCCGGTCTTCCACACCCCCGACTGGGTCGAGCTGCCGGACGTGCTCAAGGACTCGCTGGCCGCCCGGCAGGCGCTGGACGACTTCCCCTACCGGATCACCGGTGCGCTGCAGTTCTCCCACGGCGGCGGTGTCTACCGCGCCGTCCCGACCGGCGCCGACGCCCTCGGCGCGGGGGAGGCCGGCGTCGTCCTCAAGGAGGGCCGGCCCTACTCCGGCACCGACGGCACCGGCCGCGACGCGGTCAGCCGGATCGCCCACGAGCACCGGATGCTGCAGCGGCTGGCAGGGATGCCCGGGATCCCGCGCACCTTCGGCACCTTCCAGGTCCGCGACCACCTCTTCCTGGTGCTGGAGGACATCGCGGGACAGGACTTCCAGACCTGGCTCGCCGCCCACCACCCGCTGACCGTTCCCGACCCCGACGAGCAGGCCGTCGCGCACTACCGCGACCGCGCGCTGGCCCTGTTCGGCCGGATCGAGGCGCTGGTCGCCACGGTGCACGGCCGCGGCATCCGGATCGGGGACCTGCACCCGGGCAACCTCATCATCAGGCCCGGCGACGAACCGGTCCTCATCGACTTCGAGGTGGCCGACGAGCTCGACCGGGCCACCCCCAGCAGCCTCGGCGCCCCCGGTTTCCACCGCGCCGACGCGACCGGCGCGGACGGCGACCACTATGCGCTCGCCGCCATCGGACTGTGGCTCTTCCTGCCGCTGGCCGCCCTCGGCGGGCTCGCCCCGGACAAGGCGCCCGCGCTGCTGGCCGCCGCGGCCGAGCGGTTCGGGCTGCCGGACGCGCTGGTGGCCCGGCTGGCTCCGCAGCTGGCCCCCAACGACAACACGACCGCCACGCTCCGCTCCTCGCCGGGCACCTTCCCACCCACCGATGTGCTGGTCTCCCTCGCCCGCGGGCTGCGCGACAGCGCCACCCCGCACCGCACCGACCGGCTGTACCCCGGCGGCTTCGAGCAGTTCGTCGAGGGCGGCGCGGGCTTCGGACACGGCGCGGCCGGCGTCCTGTGGGCCCGGCACACCGCCCTCGGGGAACGCGACGAGCAGGGCGCGGCCTGGCTGCGCGCCGCCGTCGACCGGGTCCCCGCCGAGCGGATCGGCTTCTACGACGGCCTGCACGGAATCGCCTATGTCTTACGGCAGTTGGGTGACGACGAGGCGGCCCTGCGAGCCCTGGACCGGGCGGCGGACAAGCTCTCCGTACGCCACTGCCCCAGCCTCTACCGCGGTCTGTCCGGCGTCGGCCTGAACCTGCTGCACTTCGCCGACGCGCTCGACAGCGCCGACCTGCGCCGGCAGGCCCTCGGCCTCGCCGACCGCGTCACCGAGCGGCTGACCGCCGCCCGCACCGAACCCGTCGAGCGCCGCCGCCGGCGCGGCTCGAAGGACGCCGCCGGCCTGATGTACGGCTGGTCGGGCGCCGCGCTCTTCCTCCTGGCCGCCCACCGGGCCACCGGGGACCCCGCGTTGCTGGACGAGGCGGTACACGCCGTCCACCGCGACCTCGACCGGTGCGCACCGGGCCCGCAGCACACCCTCCAGGTGGACGAGGGCTTCCGGCTCCTGCCCTACCTGGACAACGGCAGCGCCGGAATCGCCCTGGTGGCGGCCGAACTGCTCCGGGTGCGCGACGACGACCGGATCCGCGCGGCGCTGCCCGCCCTGCTGCGCGCCTGCGCCGCCGACTTCGTCATCGAGTCGGGGCTGCTGGGCGGACGCGCGGGCCTGCTCGCCACCCTGGCGGCGCTCCGCGACCGGGTGCCGCTCTCCCCGGACGCCGGGGAC includes:
- a CDS encoding beta-ketoacyl-[acyl-carrier-protein] synthase family protein translates to MELRTDRRRVVVTGCGVVSPVGNTTADFWAALLAGRSGVRPVTRFDVSGLPVRIGGDVTGFDTTGYLTPQEARRSDRFTQYAVVAAAQAMRAAGLEEAPGTDPYRFAAVIGSGYGAAHAIQQQHDVLKVQGPRRVSPYHSVLTAIDHPASLLSIKYGIGGPSCAVSAACATGAVALGEATELIRSGRADIALAGGTDDALTPVDLAGTANAQALSRRNDDPEGASRPFDRDRDGFVMAVGATVLTLEEAGHAERRGAEILAEVAGYAATTDAHHATAPDPTGAGAVRAMRGALADAGLAPEDVGQVSAHGTGTLLNDRIEAAALRQALGPDHLSRTPVTAVKSMTGHMLGASGAAEAVAAVLSLRDRKIPPVRNCDHPAEEDLDLVLKGARDWDGDVVLSNSFGFGGHNAVLVLTRYTR
- a CDS encoding GNAT family N-acetyltransferase, with translation MTLEWPGDDDWAAIASWLRPGSPAAVLSGDWELLGAAEVEQANRSGRVHHLVIRTKDGDRIGTVSYQRSGRIGGFTVGGAIGAPELWRRGYGAEAVVLLVDYLFHQLDAHRVQVTTAGYNKGVIRLMTKTPFVVEGILRDHCYLDGRFHDAIVWGLLRDEHYASLKPSEDNRVLAVGLADFLSDDDKTQARAVLAEHLATGRRTALDAYLDGAPEPARPAAPLAAGTAEPAEPAEPDLLATEPAAPLATEVTAPAPARGAA
- the lanKC gene encoding class III lanthionine synthetase LanKC → MRDGAESFALADRTFFDWPGNWDLEATRFPAPPLPDGWRREDNEAWTFCRPPEDRLPDQGWKIHVSAAPEDATRTLADVAAYCTRHGIAFKYLKSANVLRALSRKYAQRSSAGKLLTVYPVDDAEFARTLEGLDALVGGRPGPYVLTDLRFRQGPLHVRYGGFRTHYTEDTDGELVTALHRPDGTPEPDRRTPVFHTPDWVELPDVLKDSLAARQALDDFPYRITGALQFSHGGGVYRAVPTGADALGAGEAGVVLKEGRPYSGTDGTGRDAVSRIAHEHRMLQRLAGMPGIPRTFGTFQVRDHLFLVLEDIAGQDFQTWLAAHHPLTVPDPDEQAVAHYRDRALALFGRIEALVATVHGRGIRIGDLHPGNLIIRPGDEPVLIDFEVADELDRATPSSLGAPGFHRADATGADGDHYALAAIGLWLFLPLAALGGLAPDKAPALLAAAAERFGLPDALVARLAPQLAPNDNTTATLRSSPGTFPPTDVLVSLARGLRDSATPHRTDRLYPGGFEQFVEGGAGFGHGAAGVLWARHTALGERDEQGAAWLRAAVDRVPAERIGFYDGLHGIAYVLRQLGDDEAALRALDRAADKLSVRHCPSLYRGLSGVGLNLLHFADALDSADLRRQALGLADRVTERLTAARTEPVERRRRRGSKDAAGLMYGWSGAALFLLAAHRATGDPALLDEAVHAVHRDLDRCAPGPQHTLQVDEGFRLLPYLDNGSAGIALVAAELLRVRDDDRIRAALPALLRACAADFVIESGLLGGRAGLLATLAALRDRVPLSPDAGDRPDGPALSSPDVDRYLRRHLTRLGQHAMTWNGATVFPCDGRARISMGLADGGAGVLLALSATERGTPLLPFLTDSRLAAAVHPAAPGRAGGAHGAATPTAPSGAAGTAHRGREVSTDDHHGPSGPGGAGRA